TATTGAAAATCCATACTAGAGATTATCTTTTTTAAACACACCAATAAACCCTAATTTTTGAATTTGATTTCTAATTTGCGTTATTTTTAAATTAACTTAATCGACTTAATTGACTTGAAAATAAAAAAATATAAAATGAAAAATTTAATTGGTTGTTATTTTACTTGTATTATTAGTTTTATTATTAGTTTTATTCACATTTTCGTGTTTTATTCGTTATTATTAATTGTTTTGTGGAGGAAAAATGCTGAACCCCCCCATAAAACAATTGCCCCGAATAAGAACATTATTATGGCACCGGTACTCATTTTATCTACCTCCTTATTCTTCATCTTTTTTAACAAATTCGTCCCATTCTTCAATTTCTTTTCCGCCACCAATCCAAGGGATCATTGGCATGATTAATGAAACTACGAGACCAAATACTGGAAGACCCAAACTCAATAATAAGAATATTGATGCGTAGCCTTCGTATCCCATAGTTAATTCTGTCCATGCACCGTTTAATAGCATGTATATCAAAAACAACGGCGAGAAAATACCTGCAAAGAATTTCCAGAATGATCCCAAATTGTATTCTGA
This Methanococcus maripaludis C5 DNA region includes the following protein-coding sequences:
- a CDS encoding MetS family NSS transporter small subunit, with translation MKNKEVDKMSTGAIIMFLFGAIVLWGGSAFFLHKTINNNE